A stretch of DNA from Anaerobacillus isosaccharinicus:
ACCAACTCATCAAAGATGCCGTCTGTAAACATTTGTACTGTTGTAGTCGCAATGTTTTTAATATCCGCATACGCAGGGTTATCAGATAAACCAACGATTTCTTGAATGATTGGCATTTTACGCTTTTTGAAAAAGTCGCGGCCAATTCGACCCATAACAATCAAACCATATTCATCAGTTGATTTATGACGTTCCTTAATTGTGTTCATCACAGCACGTAAAATTGAACTGTTATACGCACCAGCTAAACCACGATCAGACGTAATGACGATATAACCTGTTCTATTAACAGGGCGCGACTGCAACATCGGATGCGATTTTTCCGTATTGCCACCAGCAATAGAAACAACAATATCACGAATTTTATCAGTGTAAGGCTTGAAATTTTGGGCCTTTATCTGAGCTTTGTTCAGCTTAGCTGCAGACACCATTTGCATCG
This window harbors:
- the atpG gene encoding ATP synthase F1 subunit gamma; this encodes MASLRDIKNRISSTKKTKQITKAMQMVSAAKLNKAQIKAQNFKPYTDKIRDIVVSIAGGNTEKSHPMLQSRPVNRTGYIVITSDRGLAGAYNSSILRAVMNTIKERHKSTDEYGLIVMGRIGRDFFKKRKMPIIQEIVGLSDNPAYADIKNIATTTVQMFTDGIFDELVVFYNHFVSPIKQDVTETKLLPLTELTTEAVTLEYIYEPNEDVILEQLLPHYAESLVFGALLDAKASEFGARMTAMSSATDNAGALIDDLTLKYNRARQAAITQEITEIVGGAAALE